From Acidicapsa acidisoli, the proteins below share one genomic window:
- a CDS encoding L-rhamnose mutarotase: MKRFGMVIRLKPGSADAYRKYHAAAWPEVLDKILECNLRNYSIYLKDNLLFTYFEYHGSDLKADWAKMAAHTKTQEWWAVIEPLQDPLETRKSGEWWADMEEVFHLD, encoded by the coding sequence ATGAAGCGATTCGGGATGGTAATCCGACTCAAGCCGGGCAGCGCCGATGCTTACCGGAAGTATCACGCGGCTGCATGGCCAGAGGTATTGGACAAGATTCTGGAATGCAACCTCCGAAACTACTCCATCTACCTTAAAGACAACCTGCTCTTCACCTACTTTGAATATCACGGCAGCGATCTGAAAGCGGATTGGGCGAAGATGGCTGCACACACCAAAACCCAGGAGTGGTGGGCAGTGATCGAGCCTCTACAGGATCCCCTGGAGACGCGAAAGAGCGGAGAATGGTGGGCAGACATGGAAGAAGTCTTCCACCTGGACTGA